A section of the Marinimicrobium koreense genome encodes:
- a CDS encoding zinc-dependent alcohol dehydrogenase family protein — protein sequence MKTIAVRNPATLESLELQNRPKPGEPGPGEIRVRLHASSLNFHDLSVVTGIIPTEDNRIPMSDGAGVVEAVGPEVTEFQPGDHVVSTFFPQWLSGPPRIGDFSTTPGDGIDGYARESVVRPVHYFTLAPKGYSHEEAATLTTAGHTAWRALVVDGGLKAGSTVLTLGTGGVSIFAVQMAKAMGAQVIATSSSDAKLEKLKALGADHVINYQSDPEWGKTVRKLTDGHGADHIIEVGGPGTLPQSINAVAIGGHIALIGVLTGVAGDIPTARLMAKQARIQGLIVGSRADQQAMVRALEVLNLKPVIDRSFALEDVADAFRYEKSGQHFGKICLSI from the coding sequence ATGAAAACCATTGCGGTACGCAACCCCGCCACCCTCGAATCTCTGGAGCTTCAAAACCGCCCGAAGCCGGGTGAACCCGGTCCGGGGGAAATCCGCGTGCGTCTGCACGCCAGCTCCCTCAATTTTCATGACCTGAGCGTGGTCACCGGCATCATCCCCACCGAGGACAACCGTATCCCCATGTCCGACGGCGCGGGGGTGGTGGAGGCCGTGGGGCCGGAGGTCACCGAGTTCCAGCCGGGCGACCATGTGGTGTCCACCTTCTTCCCCCAATGGTTGTCGGGCCCACCCCGTATCGGTGATTTCTCCACTACCCCGGGTGACGGTATTGACGGCTATGCCCGGGAGTCGGTCGTGCGCCCGGTACACTATTTCACGCTGGCCCCGAAAGGCTACAGCCACGAAGAAGCGGCGACCCTCACCACCGCTGGCCATACGGCCTGGCGGGCTCTAGTCGTCGATGGTGGCCTGAAAGCGGGCTCGACGGTGCTCACCCTGGGCACCGGTGGGGTATCGATCTTTGCGGTGCAGATGGCCAAGGCAATGGGGGCGCAGGTGATTGCCACGTCGTCCTCCGATGCCAAGCTGGAAAAGCTCAAAGCCCTCGGTGCCGATCATGTGATCAACTACCAGAGCGATCCCGAGTGGGGCAAAACGGTGCGCAAGCTCACCGACGGTCACGGCGCCGACCACATCATTGAGGTGGGGGGGCCGGGAACCCTGCCGCAATCGATTAACGCGGTGGCGATTGGCGGACACATCGCATTGATCGGGGTGTTGACCGGCGTGGCGGGCGATATTCCGACCGCTCGGCTAATGGCAAAGCAGGCTCGAATTCAGGGGCTGATTGTCGGCAGTCGTGCGGATCAGCAAGCGATGGTGCGCGCACTGGAGGTGCTGAACCTAAAGCCGGTGATTGACCGATCGTTCGCCCTGGAGGATGTCGCTGACGCCTTTCGGTACGAAAAGTCGGGCCAGCATTTCGGCAAAATCTGCCTGTCGATTTAG
- the ahpF gene encoding alkyl hydroperoxide reductase subunit F has product MLDATLKQQLDTYLQKIVNPIEIRVSGNETPKSSELESLASEIAELSAKIEQKPGNGKRRPAMAIAPAGEEPRVSFAGIPMGHEFTSLVLALLQAGGHPSKADPEVLEQVRQLEGEFHFETYISLSCQNCPDVVQALNLMATLNPNITHEMIDGGLFQQEVEERQVMAVPAVYLNGEHFGQGRMTLEEIVNKLDTGAADRKAAALSERDPYDVLIVGGGPAGAAAAVYAARKGVRTALLAERFGGQVMDTMGIENFISVPYTEGPKLSAGLEQHVKEYGVDIITEQRAASIARHKMIDLELESGATLSSKSVVLATGARWRELGVPGEAKYRNKGVAYCPHCDGPFFKGKHVGVIGGGNSGVEAAIDLAGIVEHVTVFEYADTLKADDVLQRKARSMPNVTIITSAQTTEINGDGNKVNGITYTDRLTGASQTIELAGVFVQIGLVPNTEWLKGSDLALNRFGEIEIDARGATSMPGVFAAGDATTVPYKQIVISMGAGATAALSAFDHLIRSSVEDEDDAAATAKAEVVTA; this is encoded by the coding sequence ATGTTGGATGCAACGCTGAAACAGCAACTGGACACCTACTTGCAGAAGATCGTCAATCCGATCGAGATTCGTGTGTCCGGTAATGAAACCCCCAAGTCTTCCGAGCTGGAGAGTCTGGCGAGTGAAATCGCCGAGCTGTCCGCCAAAATTGAACAGAAACCCGGTAACGGCAAGCGCCGTCCGGCCATGGCGATTGCCCCCGCCGGTGAAGAACCCCGCGTCAGCTTCGCGGGTATTCCCATGGGGCACGAATTCACTTCGCTGGTACTGGCGCTGCTTCAGGCGGGCGGTCATCCGTCCAAGGCCGACCCGGAGGTGTTGGAGCAGGTGCGTCAGTTGGAAGGCGAATTCCATTTTGAAACCTACATTTCCCTGTCCTGCCAGAACTGCCCGGATGTGGTTCAGGCCCTGAACCTGATGGCGACCCTGAATCCGAATATCACCCACGAGATGATCGACGGTGGTCTGTTTCAACAGGAAGTGGAAGAGCGCCAAGTGATGGCGGTGCCCGCCGTTTATCTGAACGGCGAACACTTTGGTCAGGGCCGCATGACCCTGGAAGAGATCGTCAATAAGCTGGACACCGGTGCGGCCGACCGGAAGGCCGCCGCGCTGAGTGAGCGAGATCCCTATGATGTATTGATTGTCGGTGGTGGCCCCGCCGGTGCCGCCGCGGCCGTATACGCCGCGCGCAAGGGCGTGCGCACCGCCCTGTTGGCCGAGCGTTTTGGTGGCCAGGTGATGGATACCATGGGCATTGAAAACTTTATCTCGGTGCCTTATACCGAGGGCCCAAAACTGTCCGCCGGATTGGAGCAGCACGTCAAGGAATACGGCGTGGACATCATCACCGAACAGCGTGCGGCGAGCATCGCCCGGCACAAGATGATTGACCTGGAACTGGAAAGCGGCGCGACTCTGTCGAGCAAATCCGTGGTGTTGGCCACCGGTGCCCGTTGGCGCGAGCTGGGCGTGCCCGGCGAAGCCAAGTACCGCAACAAGGGCGTCGCTTACTGCCCGCACTGTGATGGCCCCTTCTTTAAAGGCAAGCATGTCGGGGTGATTGGCGGCGGTAACTCCGGTGTCGAGGCGGCGATTGATCTCGCAGGCATTGTCGAGCATGTGACTGTGTTCGAATATGCCGACACGCTCAAGGCGGATGACGTGTTGCAGCGCAAGGCGCGATCCATGCCGAATGTGACCATCATCACCAGCGCCCAGACCACCGAGATCAATGGCGATGGCAACAAGGTCAACGGCATCACCTACACCGATCGCCTGACCGGCGCGAGCCAGACCATTGAGTTGGCCGGGGTGTTTGTCCAGATTGGCCTGGTGCCCAATACTGAATGGCTCAAGGGCAGCGACCTGGCGTTGAACCGCTTTGGTGAAATCGAGATCGACGCCCGCGGTGCGACTTCCATGCCCGGCGTGTTTGCCGCGGGGGATGCCACCACCGTGCCCTACAAGCAGATCGTGATTTCCATGGGTGCCGGTGCGACGGCGGCGTTGAGTGCCTTTGATCATCTGATCCGCAGCTCGGTGGAAGATGAAGATGATGCGGCGGCAACGGCGAAGGCCGAAGTGGTGACGGCGTAG
- the ahpC gene encoding alkyl hydroperoxide reductase subunit C, with translation MSRYIESDLKPFSAHAYHNGEFVKVTDEDAKGKWAVFFFYPADFTFVCPTELGDLADNYAEFQKLGVEIYSVSTDTHFTHKAWHDSSETIGKLQFPMIADPTGQISRNFNVLIEEEGIADRGTFVVDPQGKIQIVEITAGGIGRDASELLRKIKAAQYIAAHPGEVCPAKWKEGEETLAPSLDLVGKI, from the coding sequence ATGTCTCGCTATATTGAATCCGACCTGAAACCCTTCAGTGCCCATGCTTACCACAACGGTGAGTTCGTAAAAGTCACTGACGAAGATGCGAAGGGTAAGTGGGCCGTATTCTTCTTTTACCCCGCCGACTTCACTTTTGTATGCCCCACCGAGCTGGGCGACCTGGCGGACAACTACGCTGAATTCCAGAAGCTGGGTGTCGAGATCTACTCGGTGTCCACCGATACCCACTTCACCCACAAGGCGTGGCACGACTCCTCCGAAACCATCGGCAAGCTCCAGTTTCCGATGATCGCCGACCCGACCGGTCAGATCAGCCGCAACTTCAACGTGCTGATTGAAGAGGAAGGCATCGCCGATCGCGGTACCTTTGTGGTCGACCCTCAGGGCAAGATCCAGATCGTGGAGATCACGGCGGGTGGTATCGGCCGCGATGCGTCCGAGCTGCTGCGCAAGATCAAAGCCGCCCAGTACATCGCCGCTCACCCGGGCGAAGTCTGCCCCGCCAAGTGGAAAGAAGGTGAGGAGACACTGGCTCCGTCACTGGACCTGGTCGGCAAGATTTAA
- a CDS encoding DUF3147 family protein → MMWIVTKYLLTAAVVVLVTEAAKRSDRLGGLLAALPMVTVLALIWLYIENQPQEKIANHAWYTFWYVVPTLPMFLAFPFMLPKLGFWPTLGVSVVITLVSFIGFALLVRRFGVELW, encoded by the coding sequence ATGATGTGGATTGTTACCAAATACCTGCTCACCGCCGCCGTGGTGGTGCTGGTCACCGAAGCCGCCAAGCGCAGTGATCGCCTGGGCGGCCTGCTCGCCGCCCTGCCCATGGTGACGGTGCTGGCCCTGATCTGGCTCTACATCGAAAACCAGCCCCAGGAGAAAATCGCCAACCATGCCTGGTACACCTTCTGGTACGTGGTGCCAACGCTGCCGATGTTTCTCGCGTTCCCATTCATGCTGCCAAAGCTGGGGTTCTGGCCGACCCTGGGAGTCAGTGTGGTGATTACGCTGGTCAGTTTTATTGGCTTTGCCTTGTTGGTTCGCCGTTTTGGAGTCGAGCTCTGGTGA
- a CDS encoding acetate/propionate family kinase produces the protein MVRSPVLVINSGSSSLKFSVFDMHTGREVLAGLAERLGSPEALMSWQGEGAKQHRAIPDQGHDGALREVHSLLDDVGTLVAIGHRVVHGGEAFSGSVVIDEAVIEGIEGCASLAPLHNPANLLGIRAMQRLYPSVPQVAVFDTAFHQSLAPEAYLYAIPIRLYREQRVRRYGFHGTSHQYVAGEAVHRLELDPQDHGLITAHLGNGCSAAAIHNGRSVDTTMGMTPLEGLVMGTRSGDVDPGLHEFLAEKLGLTLAEITAMLNRESGLLGLSALSNDMRTLTEAAQSGNGDAQRAIEVFCFRLARQIGALAASLPRLDALVFTGGIGENAAPVREQVLKRLPLFGFECDTALNNQHGDDRGRINAPGTTTAVVIPTREEWMIANDAFQLTHPSSGVE, from the coding sequence ATGGTTCGCAGTCCCGTTCTGGTGATCAATTCAGGCAGTTCATCGCTAAAATTCTCGGTGTTTGATATGCACACGGGCCGCGAAGTCCTCGCCGGTCTGGCCGAGCGGTTGGGATCACCGGAGGCGCTGATGAGCTGGCAAGGCGAGGGCGCCAAACAGCACCGGGCGATTCCGGACCAGGGCCATGACGGTGCCTTGCGCGAGGTGCATTCGCTGCTGGATGACGTCGGCACCCTGGTCGCCATCGGTCACCGGGTGGTTCACGGCGGCGAAGCGTTTTCTGGCTCGGTGGTCATTGATGAGGCGGTCATTGAGGGGATCGAGGGTTGCGCCAGCCTTGCGCCACTGCACAACCCGGCCAACCTGCTGGGTATCCGGGCCATGCAGCGACTCTACCCGTCGGTTCCCCAGGTGGCGGTGTTCGATACCGCCTTTCACCAGAGCCTTGCGCCCGAAGCCTATCTCTACGCCATCCCCATTCGCCTGTACCGGGAGCAGCGCGTGCGCCGCTACGGCTTTCACGGCACCAGCCATCAATACGTAGCGGGCGAAGCGGTTCACCGCCTGGAACTCGACCCGCAGGATCACGGCCTGATTACCGCCCACCTGGGCAATGGCTGCAGCGCCGCCGCCATCCACAATGGTCGGTCGGTAGACACCACCATGGGCATGACCCCGCTCGAAGGGCTGGTGATGGGCACCCGTAGCGGGGATGTGGACCCGGGCCTGCATGAATTTCTGGCCGAAAAGCTGGGGCTGACACTGGCGGAGATCACCGCCATGCTCAACCGGGAAAGCGGGCTGCTGGGCCTGTCGGCCCTGTCCAACGATATGCGCACTCTCACTGAAGCGGCCCAGTCCGGCAACGGCGATGCCCAGCGGGCCATTGAGGTGTTCTGTTTCCGGTTGGCGCGGCAGATCGGTGCGCTCGCCGCGAGCCTGCCAAGATTGGATGCGCTGGTCTTTACCGGGGGTATTGGCGAGAACGCCGCCCCGGTGCGCGAGCAGGTACTGAAACGCCTGCCCCTGTTCGGCTTTGAATGTGATACCGCCCTTAACAACCAGCACGGCGACGACCGGGGGCGGATCAATGCCCCGGGCACCACCACCGCGGTGGTCATTCCCACCCGCGAAGAGTGGATGATCGCCAACGATGCTTTTCAACTCACTCATCCGTCATCAGGCGTGGAGTAA
- the pta gene encoding phosphate acetyltransferase produces MQHTFFITATGVGTGLTSVSLGLVRALDQLGVKVAFCKPIAQRSGNDRGPERSTHMAQATLGLKPAEPLRLSDAQQKLAQGDADAFMEDVIQVYQQSAGDAEVVIVEGLVPLADNNYIDRLNQDMAKALDADIILVAAKNADSTAQLNERIKMAASLFGGFNNPRLLGCVLNKVGAPDLEYQQVVATEEPTSEEPENIGLERIIASLPVFSQQHFRCLGAIRWQPHLVAPRTRDVCDYLNAEIINEGQLLERRVQNITVCARTMKNMLQTLKAGTLVVIPGDREDILVASCMAALNGVPLAGILLTGSLHPDPNVMALCQAALKTGLPVLLVGGNTFKVAQQLNSMNTEVPPDDIERINNVMDSTAADLDARWLIERTHVRLEKRLSPPAFRYQLVQRARANPKRIVLPEGDEPRTVQAAALCHQKGIARCVLLGKTDEVHRVAASYNVVLPEDIEIIDPETVYRHYVAPMVTLRKHKGLTEPMAEAMLEDTVVLATMMLAQGDVDGLVSGAVHTTANTIRPALQLIKTKPDAALVSSIFFMLLPDQPVIYGDCAVNPDPNAEELADIAIQSGDSAIAFGIEPRIAMISYSTGKSGSGSDVEKVREATRLAQEKRPDLVIDGPLQYDAASVPSVAKSKAPDSPVAGKANVFIFPDLNTGNTTYKAVQRSANLVSIGPMLQGLRKPVNDLSRGASVDDIVYTIALTAIQASA; encoded by the coding sequence GTGCAACACACCTTTTTCATTACCGCCACTGGCGTCGGTACCGGCCTGACCTCCGTGTCCCTGGGCCTGGTTCGGGCGCTGGATCAGCTCGGCGTCAAAGTCGCCTTCTGCAAACCCATTGCCCAGCGCTCCGGTAACGATCGCGGGCCCGAGCGCTCCACCCATATGGCCCAGGCCACACTGGGCCTCAAGCCAGCCGAGCCGCTGCGCCTGAGCGATGCCCAACAAAAGCTCGCCCAGGGCGATGCCGATGCGTTTATGGAAGACGTCATTCAGGTATATCAGCAATCCGCGGGCGACGCCGAAGTGGTGATTGTGGAAGGCCTGGTGCCGCTGGCGGACAACAACTACATCGATCGACTGAACCAGGACATGGCCAAGGCGCTGGATGCCGATATCATTCTGGTGGCCGCCAAAAACGCCGACAGCACCGCACAACTGAACGAGCGCATCAAAATGGCGGCCAGCCTGTTCGGCGGCTTCAACAATCCCCGGTTACTCGGCTGCGTCCTGAACAAGGTGGGTGCGCCGGACCTGGAGTACCAACAGGTGGTGGCCACCGAGGAACCTACCAGCGAAGAGCCGGAGAACATCGGACTGGAGCGCATCATCGCCTCGCTTCCGGTGTTCTCCCAGCAGCACTTCCGTTGCCTGGGTGCGATTCGCTGGCAACCCCACCTGGTGGCGCCCCGCACCCGGGATGTGTGTGATTACCTCAATGCCGAGATCATCAACGAAGGGCAACTGCTCGAACGTCGGGTACAGAACATCACCGTCTGCGCGCGCACCATGAAAAACATGCTGCAGACCCTCAAGGCCGGCACCCTGGTGGTGATTCCGGGGGACCGGGAAGACATTCTGGTGGCCAGCTGCATGGCCGCCCTGAACGGGGTGCCACTGGCGGGCATTCTGCTTACCGGCAGCCTGCATCCCGACCCGAACGTCATGGCGCTGTGTCAGGCCGCCCTGAAAACCGGCCTGCCAGTACTGCTGGTGGGCGGCAACACCTTCAAGGTGGCGCAACAACTGAACAGCATGAACACCGAAGTACCGCCGGACGATATCGAACGCATAAACAATGTGATGGACAGCACCGCCGCCGACCTGGATGCCCGCTGGCTGATTGAGCGGACCCATGTCCGGCTGGAAAAGCGACTGTCCCCTCCGGCCTTCCGCTATCAACTGGTGCAGCGTGCCCGCGCCAACCCCAAGCGCATTGTGCTCCCGGAGGGCGACGAGCCGCGCACGGTTCAGGCCGCCGCCCTCTGTCATCAGAAAGGCATCGCCCGCTGCGTACTGCTCGGCAAAACGGATGAAGTACACCGCGTGGCGGCCAGCTACAACGTGGTGCTGCCCGAGGATATCGAGATCATCGACCCCGAAACCGTGTACCGCCATTACGTGGCACCCATGGTGACCCTGCGCAAACACAAGGGGCTGACCGAGCCCATGGCCGAGGCCATGCTGGAAGATACCGTGGTGCTGGCCACCATGATGCTCGCCCAGGGCGATGTCGACGGCCTGGTCTCCGGTGCGGTGCACACCACGGCGAACACCATCCGCCCCGCGTTGCAGTTGATCAAAACCAAACCCGACGCGGCGCTGGTGTCCTCCATCTTTTTCATGCTGTTGCCGGATCAGCCGGTCATTTACGGCGACTGCGCCGTCAACCCGGACCCCAACGCCGAAGAGCTGGCCGATATCGCCATCCAGTCCGGTGATTCAGCCATCGCCTTCGGTATTGAGCCGCGCATCGCCATGATCAGTTATTCCACCGGCAAATCCGGCTCCGGCAGCGACGTGGAAAAAGTGCGCGAGGCCACCCGCCTCGCTCAGGAAAAGCGCCCGGACTTGGTGATCGACGGCCCTCTGCAGTACGACGCCGCCAGCGTCCCCTCGGTGGCCAAAAGCAAAGCCCCGGACAGCCCGGTGGCGGGCAAGGCCAATGTGTTCATTTTTCCCGACCTCAACACCGGCAACACCACCTACAAGGCGGTACAACGCAGCGCCAACCTGGTAAGTATCGGCCCCATGCTCCAGGGCCTGCGCAAACCGGTGAACGACCTGTCCCGGGGGGCCTCGGTGGACGACATTGTGTACACCATCGCCCTGACCGCCATTCAGGCCAGCGCCTGA
- a CDS encoding ABC-F family ATPase has translation MISTANITMQFGAKPLFENVSVKFNNGNRYGLIGANGCGKSTFMKILGRDLEPSGGQVMLEPNVRMGMLRQDQFAFEEYTVLDTVIMGHTELWKVKAERDRIYSLPEMSEDDGMKVAELEVQFAELDGYTAEARAGELLLGLEIPEEQHTGPMSAIAPGWKLRVLLAQALFSDPDVLLLDEPTNNLDINTIRWLEGILTQRNSTIIIISHDRHFLNSVCTHMADLDFGELRIYPGNYDDYMIASTAARERLHNENAKKKTQIADLQSFVSRFSANASKAKQATSRAKQLEKIKLEDIPPSSRVSPFIRFSQDKKLHRLAVVMEKANKAFDKTLFEDLSLSIEAGEKVAIIGPNGAGKTTLLRCLYGDVSADSGTIKWAEQADVGYVAQDHSDDFAYEATLFEWMQQWTTGDEQVVRGALGRMLFSNDDVKKSVKVISGGEQGRMLFGKLTLLNPNVMLMDEPTNHLDMESIEALNLALENYPGTLIFVSHDREFVSSLATRIIDMKPDGLVDFHGSYEEYLRSQGL, from the coding sequence GTGATCTCTACCGCCAATATTACGATGCAGTTCGGGGCCAAGCCCCTGTTCGAGAACGTCTCGGTCAAATTCAACAACGGCAACCGCTACGGCCTGATCGGCGCCAACGGCTGCGGCAAATCCACCTTCATGAAAATTCTGGGCCGCGACCTGGAACCCTCCGGCGGCCAGGTGATGCTGGAGCCAAACGTGCGCATGGGCATGCTGCGCCAGGACCAGTTCGCCTTTGAGGAATACACGGTGCTGGATACCGTGATCATGGGCCACACCGAACTGTGGAAGGTGAAAGCCGAGCGCGACCGTATCTACAGCCTGCCGGAAATGAGCGAAGACGACGGCATGAAGGTGGCGGAACTGGAAGTACAGTTTGCCGAGCTGGACGGCTACACCGCCGAAGCCCGCGCCGGCGAACTGCTGCTGGGCCTGGAAATTCCGGAAGAACAACACACCGGCCCCATGAGCGCCATCGCCCCCGGCTGGAAGCTGCGGGTGCTGCTCGCCCAGGCACTGTTCTCCGACCCGGACGTGTTGCTGCTGGATGAGCCCACCAACAACCTGGACATCAACACCATCCGCTGGCTGGAAGGCATTCTGACCCAGCGCAACAGCACCATTATCATCATTTCCCACGACCGGCATTTCCTGAACAGTGTCTGCACCCATATGGCCGACCTGGATTTCGGCGAGCTGCGCATTTACCCGGGCAACTACGACGACTACATGATCGCCTCCACCGCCGCCCGCGAACGGCTGCACAACGAAAACGCCAAGAAGAAAACCCAGATCGCCGATCTGCAGTCCTTCGTAAGCCGCTTTTCCGCCAACGCCTCCAAAGCCAAGCAGGCCACCTCCCGGGCCAAGCAACTGGAAAAGATCAAACTGGAAGACATTCCACCCTCGAGCCGGGTCAGCCCCTTTATCCGCTTCTCTCAGGACAAGAAGCTGCACCGTCTGGCAGTGGTCATGGAGAAAGCCAACAAGGCTTTTGACAAGACACTGTTCGAAGATCTGAGCCTGAGCATTGAAGCGGGAGAAAAAGTCGCGATCATCGGCCCCAACGGCGCGGGTAAAACCACCTTGCTGCGCTGCCTGTACGGAGACGTATCCGCCGACTCGGGCACCATCAAGTGGGCCGAGCAGGCCGACGTCGGCTATGTGGCACAGGACCACTCCGATGATTTTGCCTACGAGGCAACACTGTTTGAATGGATGCAGCAGTGGACCACCGGTGATGAACAGGTGGTACGCGGCGCCCTGGGGCGCATGCTGTTTTCCAACGACGACGTGAAAAAATCGGTAAAGGTGATTTCCGGTGGTGAACAGGGCCGGATGCTGTTCGGCAAACTGACCCTGCTCAACCCCAACGTCATGCTGATGGACGAACCCACCAACCACTTAGACATGGAATCCATCGAGGCACTGAACCTGGCGCTGGAGAACTACCCCGGAACGCTGATTTTTGTCAGCCATGATCGGGAATTTGTGTCTTCACTGGCTACCCGGATTATCGATATGAAGCCGGATGGACTGGTGGACTTCCACGGCTCCTATGAAGAGTATCTGCGCAGCCAAGGATTGTAG
- a CDS encoding class I SAM-dependent methyltransferase, with translation MLIKLPCIKLLCASLFLLASHTSFADTDNITQALRHEVRTEENKARDSARKPEQVLSFFEVTPQSTVVEVWPGSGWYTEILAPLLAKEGKLYASHFSDKFSLLDAEYMQKARSEYQDKLESHPVYDNVILTEFAPLADIAIAPPASADVVLSVRNQLYVFEGEKSMNHALANFYQALKPGGVLGVVAPRLPDDLQDADWGKSGYVPEQLWLTLAEEAGFSFEGKNDLLLNPKDTADHPQGIWSLPPSLMGDAKDKEKYLSIGEASRMVLKFRKPSN, from the coding sequence ATGCTGATCAAGCTACCCTGCATCAAACTACTTTGCGCAAGCCTGTTTCTTCTGGCAAGCCACACCAGCTTTGCCGACACTGACAATATCACCCAAGCTTTGCGACATGAGGTTCGCACGGAAGAGAACAAAGCACGAGATTCAGCGCGCAAGCCCGAACAGGTACTGAGTTTCTTTGAAGTTACGCCGCAAAGTACTGTCGTTGAAGTGTGGCCGGGCTCTGGCTGGTATACCGAGATCCTGGCGCCATTATTGGCGAAAGAAGGAAAACTCTACGCTTCCCACTTCTCTGACAAGTTCAGTCTTCTGGACGCCGAATATATGCAGAAAGCCCGGAGTGAATACCAGGACAAACTTGAGTCGCACCCGGTTTACGACAATGTGATACTCACCGAGTTTGCCCCACTGGCCGATATCGCTATTGCGCCGCCAGCGAGCGCTGATGTGGTGCTCTCCGTTCGCAACCAGCTTTATGTATTTGAAGGCGAGAAATCAATGAATCACGCCTTGGCCAACTTTTATCAGGCGCTCAAACCCGGCGGAGTATTGGGAGTTGTGGCGCCACGCCTACCGGATGACTTGCAGGATGCGGATTGGGGGAAATCAGGTTATGTCCCCGAGCAACTATGGTTAACGTTGGCTGAAGAAGCCGGATTCAGCTTTGAAGGCAAAAACGACCTGCTGCTAAACCCGAAGGATACTGCCGATCATCCGCAAGGAATCTGGTCCTTACCTCCCTCCTTGATGGGAGATGCAAAAGACAAAGAAAAGTACCTGTCCATCGGCGAAGCCAGCCGGATGGTGCTGAAGTTCAGAAAGCCAAGCAATTAG
- a CDS encoding type II toxin-antitoxin system Phd/YefM family antitoxin, with the protein MSELKKSPSALLSQSSGSAIVVLNHNKPVAYLIPTETYEAMMSMTEDYELAKLLDERLKDKNQAVSVSLDDL; encoded by the coding sequence ATCTCAGAATTAAAGAAGAGTCCGTCCGCGCTGCTTTCTCAGTCTAGTGGTTCAGCAATCGTCGTTCTGAACCATAACAAGCCGGTGGCCTACCTGATCCCTACGGAGACCTACGAAGCTATGATGAGTATGACTGAGGATTATGAGCTAGCTAAGCTTCTCGATGAGCGTCTAAAAGATAAGAATCAAGCAGTATCGGTGTCTTTGGACGACCTATAA
- a CDS encoding type II toxin-antitoxin system Phd/YefM family antitoxin, producing the protein MDFVSVNRFRDNLKAFVEQAASNHTPLKVTRRSGEAFVVMSADEWEREQETLYVLQNSSLMRQLAESAATHTQGTGYTPKEEEINEITRL; encoded by the coding sequence ATGGACTTTGTTAGTGTAAACAGGTTCAGAGACAACCTAAAAGCCTTTGTAGAACAAGCAGCTAGCAATCATACGCCGCTGAAAGTGACTCGGCGCTCCGGTGAGGCATTCGTGGTAATGAGCGCCGACGAGTGGGAGCGGGAGCAAGAAACCCTGTATGTGCTTCAGAACAGCAGCCTGATGCGCCAATTGGCAGAGTCTGCCGCTACCCATACCCAAGGCACTGGATATACCCCCAAGGAAGAGGAAATCAATGAGATCACTCGTCTTTGA
- a CDS encoding SRPBCC family protein codes for MKASSTARIFLALNATFSLAIGGDLLVASGSVSEMIFSGQHSWLPLALRILGAGLLMFACVLFLMASNRFITKMQVLVITMMDVGWVIASAGLLFMIPEFFTDTGQSLVSVVAAVVAIFAVGQYVGSGRIIPTKSQVSMRSEKGRLIATVRRAVNAPSHRVWEVMTDHPGYADVASNLSKVEVLSGHGVGMERRCYGRAGESWRETCDLYEDGKTYAFNVHTEEKSYPYPISELRGRWSVKEGDAGSEFNIVLVAKPKGNFIKRWLFVLAAKRQFSGVLIDLADAWSSRMEHEAKT; via the coding sequence ATGAAAGCCAGCAGCACAGCTCGGATATTTTTGGCGCTAAACGCCACGTTTTCTTTGGCTATAGGGGGCGACCTATTGGTGGCCTCTGGCTCTGTTTCGGAAATGATATTTTCAGGGCAGCACAGTTGGCTACCGCTTGCGTTGCGTATATTGGGTGCTGGATTGTTGATGTTTGCATGTGTTCTCTTTCTGATGGCATCCAACCGTTTTATTACAAAAATGCAGGTTCTGGTGATCACCATGATGGATGTTGGCTGGGTGATCGCTAGTGCTGGGCTACTTTTTATGATCCCTGAGTTTTTTACAGACACTGGACAGTCTCTGGTTAGTGTCGTTGCCGCCGTTGTCGCAATTTTTGCAGTAGGCCAATACGTTGGCTCAGGAAGAATAATACCGACTAAGAGTCAGGTTTCAATGCGTTCAGAAAAAGGAAGGCTAATTGCCACGGTGAGGCGAGCAGTCAATGCACCAAGTCATAGGGTATGGGAAGTGATGACAGATCACCCGGGTTATGCGGACGTTGCGAGCAATCTTTCTAAAGTCGAGGTTCTATCGGGACATGGGGTCGGCATGGAGCGTCGATGCTATGGGCGCGCCGGCGAAAGTTGGCGAGAGACTTGTGATCTGTACGAGGATGGGAAAACTTATGCCTTCAATGTTCACACTGAAGAGAAGAGCTATCCATACCCCATTTCGGAGCTAAGAGGTCGTTGGTCTGTTAAAGAAGGTGATGCCGGTTCCGAGTTCAATATTGTTTTAGTGGCGAAACCCAAAGGAAACTTTATCAAGCGGTGGCTTTTTGTCCTTGCGGCTAAAAGGCAGTTTTCCGGGGTTTTGATCGATTTGGCAGACGCTTGGTCGTCCAGAATGGAGCATGAAGCGAAAACGTGA